The Dehalococcoides mccartyi CG5 genome contains the following window.
AGTACGATGGCGCCAATAATGATACCTATTATAAACCACATATATTAACCTCCTACTTTTTGTACCCGCCATTATTTGCATAGATAGTAGAATCAAACCCATATTGAGGAAGAGATAAACCCCACCAGTCATTCGGATCCTTGAGTCCATAACCAAAAGCACTATCTGCTTTCCAAAGGAAGCTGTTAAGGAGACCGGTAGTGCTTACTGTTGCCTTTACTACATGATGTATTGATGCTACATCATTAACGTTAAATGTACATACTGCCATACAGATACCGCAGCCTGCAAAACCCTGCACATTTGAATAGTAATTGCAATTAAGGTCATTCTTGAAGAATGCCTTGTGTCCAGGGCTTTGATAAGGCGCACAATCCCATTTTGGTTCTGCTTCAAGCATAATAGACTCAGACGGGCAAGTCTCAGCACATTTGCGGCAAGAATGGCAAAAACGGAATAGACCCGCGTCTATCGGTTTATCAGGTGCTAAAGGCAGATCAGTAATTATCATATAGGGTCCGCCTGCAGTACTGCCTTCTTCCGGAGTTATAAATTGATTTATCCGATTCGCTTCACCAATACCGGATAGAATCAACGCGGCTGGAGCAGGGCAAATACCATTGGGATTACCCTTTGGAGCACCCAAAGCTTGGTACCCCAAACTTGCCAAAAACTTCTGAGTACCTGTTTGAATATTCCCCTGTATTCTATACCTGCTCATATTGGCAGCATCCCTTATGGCTGTGGGTGCACAACGCCAAGCTTCTTTAGCCATAGGTACGGTGTACGAAATTACATATTTACAATTATTCGCAATAACATATTTACTGTCTGTCTCGTATGATTTTTCAACATCCTCAAATACATACGGTTTGCAAGATGAGCCGTACGTACCATAAGGCAATCCCCATAGGGTTCCCCTATCCCAAGCATAGATCAACTTTTTCGTAGTGCTTTCTTCTAACTGCCAAACACTTACTTGCCCTGCACCAAAAAACCTCATTGCAGCCCGCATCATTCGGGTATTTTCTTCAGGAGTGCCCTGGTACTTGGGAAGTCCTTGTTCTTCGGGAGTTATCACTTTGAGAGGCAGATAGTTAATAAAAGATAAAAGATCAAAGTTTGATGTCAATCCTATAGCGCCTGTAGAAAGTGCCTGATCTTTCAGACTATAACCGGGTGTACCATCTTGCATGCGTTGTAGTTTTTTTGCGGTTCCTTCTATGGAAGCTCTTGCCATAGCTCCTTCCCCAAGGTATTTATCCATATTATGGGGGAAATGCAGGTTAGTGCGCTGATCCCAGCGTTGCAGCATCTGCCAATCAATTTCAATAGTAGGCTTATCAACCTGTTTTACCCACCAGGGGCGTTTCCAATCTGCTTGAGAAGCGGCCTTTACATCATCTAAGTCATTAAATACGGGGGTAGTCGCAGCAGCCACACCCAGCCCTGCCCCAGTTAGTCCAAGGGCTTTCATAAAATCCCGACGAGTTACAGTAGAATGCAATTTACTCATAGAATTCCTCCTTTTTACTTTAGTCTCTCACGTGCAGTTGTTCTAGTCGTTACCTCCTCCGACTAACGATAGTTATTGCCGCAGTAAACCAATAATAATCCTCATGCGTATTATCAATCAGTTAATT
Protein-coding sequences here:
- a CDS encoding reductive dehalogenase — protein: MSKLHSTVTRRDFMKALGLTGAGLGVAAATTPVFNDLDDVKAASQADWKRPWWVKQVDKPTIEIDWQMLQRWDQRTNLHFPHNMDKYLGEGAMARASIEGTAKKLQRMQDGTPGYSLKDQALSTGAIGLTSNFDLLSFINYLPLKVITPEEQGLPKYQGTPEENTRMMRAAMRFFGAGQVSVWQLEESTTKKLIYAWDRGTLWGLPYGTYGSSCKPYVFEDVEKSYETDSKYVIANNCKYVISYTVPMAKEAWRCAPTAIRDAANMSRYRIQGNIQTGTQKFLASLGYQALGAPKGNPNGICPAPAALILSGIGEANRINQFITPEEGSTAGGPYMIITDLPLAPDKPIDAGLFRFCHSCRKCAETCPSESIMLEAEPKWDCAPYQSPGHKAFFKNDLNCNYYSNVQGFAGCGICMAVCTFNVNDVASIHHVVKATVSTTGLLNSFLWKADSAFGYGLKDPNDWWGLSLPQYGFDSTIYANNGGYKK